GTTCCTGTTTAACAACGAGTTCCTGCATGCCCATCCGGATCTGATCGTCCAATGTGTCAATGCCACCTTCCGCCAGTCCTGGTTTTTGCATTTCGCGGGAACGAGCAAGCATCCAATCACCAAACTGCCACTGCACTCGGTGGATATCACCTGCCCCGACCTCCCCGACCTGGTCTTTCCCGATATGAAGGATCAGTGGCGCGAATGGTTCGAATTTGTTGACGAAATTGGTTTCCGCAAGCGCTTTGCCGAACGCAGCGCGGGACGCGATATCGACGTGTTCATATGAAAACGCAAGGTCTCGCCCCCCTGGCGGAGGGGTTGGGGAACTAGGCCAGTATGACCCGGCAGATGTTGCCCGCCGCCTCGGTTTTCTTCCCTCACGGCTGACCGCACTCAAAATTATGGCATTAATTTCAATAAATTAGATAATCCGCGCAAGTGGCATGGCGCTTGCAAATTCCTTGTCGGACCTTTGTAACAGGACCCAACGGAATAGCGGAATACGTCATGAAAACCATTACCAAGCGCGTTCTCACCCTTCTAAAACCGGCCCTGGTGGCCTGTGCTTTGGTGGCTGTATGGGCTCAACCGGCCGATGCCGCCTCGCGGATCAAGGACATCGTCGAATTCGAAGGGGTCCGTGACAACCAATTGGTCGGCTACGGCCTGGTGGTCGGCCTCAACGGCACAGGCGATAGCCTGGGTGATGGGCATTTCACCAAGCAAAGCCTGCTGGCCATGTTGGAGCGCCTGGGGGTCAAACCCACCAGTGACGGCCTGACTTCCAGCAATACCGCCGCCGTGATGGTCACCGCCACCCTGCCCCCCTTCTCCCGCAAGGGAAGCCGCATCGACGTGAGTGTCAGTGCCCTTGGCGATTCAGACAGCCTCACCGGCGGTACCTTGTTGGTTACGCCGCTGCTTGGCGCCGATGGCGAGGTTTATGCCGTTGCGCAAGGTCAGTTGGCCGTGGGCGGCTTCAGCGCTGCGGGCAACGCCGAGAGCGTGACCAAGGGTGTCCCCACCGCCGCACGGATTGCCAATGGGGCCATCATCGAACGCGAAATCGGATTTGAGCTGAGCTCCTTGCAAAGCGTCAACATCAGCCTGCGCAACCCGGATTTCACGACCGCCCGACGGTTGGCTCAGGCCATCAACGCCTTTCTCGGCACCGATGCCGCCCGGCCGCGTGATCTCGGTACCGTGCTGCTGCGGGTTCCAGACAACTACGAAGGCAATGTGGTTGGTCTCCTGACGGACATCGAACAACTGCGCATCCATCCTGACCTCATGGCCCGCGTGGTCATCGACGAACACTCCGGCACCATTGTCATGGGCGAGAACGTGCGCATCAGCACCGTTGCCATTGCCCAAGGCAGTCTGACCATTCGGATCACCGAGGCGGCGCAGGTCAGCCAACCCGGCCCGTTCGCGGAAGTGGGCGAAACCACCACCGTCGACCGCACCGATATTCAGGTAGACGAACAAGCCGACAACCGCCTGGCGGTGGTGGACGGCGGCGTCAGCCTCCAGGACCTGGTCAACGGTTTGAACGCCCTGGGCATCGGCCCCCGTGATATGATTACCATCTTGCAGGCGATCAAGGCCGCCGGTGCCCTGCAAGCCGACATCGAGGTGATGTGATGACCGGAACAGACCTGATGGCCGCCCAGATGGAAAATGCCCTGATGGCCGGCAAAGCGCTGCAACAGCCGAAGCCAACGGCCAACCTGGGCCGCATGCGCGAAGTCGCCGAGGATTTCGAGGCTGTGTTCCTTGGCCAGATGCTGCAACCGATGTTTAACAGCATTGGCGCCGAAGAGCCTTTCGGTGGCGGCCACGCGGAAAAGGTCTGGCGCAGCATGATGGTCGATGAGTTCGGCAAGCAGATGGCCAAATCCGGTGGCGTCGGTATCGCTGATTCCATCATGCGACAAATGATCCTGATGCAGGAGAAAGCCCAATGAATAGCCCCGATACATCCAAGTATCCCCATGCGGATCTGGTCGACGATATCTTCTATGTGGCCGAGCGCATGATCGATTTCCTGGAACGCGAAAATCAGGCCCTCTACGACAAGAACTACGACCTTATCAAGGAGACGGTCGACGAGAAAATCAAACTCTCCATCGGCTACGAGAAGCTCTATCGAAAGCTTTCATCCAACCCGGAAGCTCTGGCCCAACTGCCCGATGAAGTGCGCCAGGAGTTGCGTGAAATGGCCAAGGATTTGGATGACCTGCTGGATGAAAACGGCATGCTTTTGGAAGCCAAGATCAAGGCGGTTCAGATCGTCGTGAACATGGTGGCCGAAGCCGCGCGAACCACCAAAAACGGTCCGAGTACTTACGATGCAGACGGCGCCGTGGCCCGCGAGGAACCTCGCGCGCCTACCCGCACGTCCTTCGCGCTCGACCGCAACTTCTAGACCTCGAGGAGAGGTTTCATGGCCGGCAATATCACCCTCGCATTGCAGACAGCTACTTCCGGACTCATGGCCAGTCAGGCCGGTCTTGATGTGGTCGCCAATAACATCGCCAACAGCAATACGGAGGGATATTCCCGTAAGATCGCCAACTTCGAGCAACGGGTCGTCGCCGCCGACGGCGCGGGCGTGCAGATCGCCGAGGTCACCCGCATCGTCGATGAAAACCTGCTGAAAAGTTTCCGTCGAGAACTGGGCAATACGGCCGAAGTATCGGTCAAAATGGACTACTTCGACCGGGTGCAGAATCTGTTCGGGGAACCCGCAGACAATGACTCTGTGGCTCACCTTATCGAAGAATTGACCATGTCCTTTGAAACCCTGTCCACCTCGCCGGAGCGTACCTTCGAGCAGGCGGAAGTGGTGCGCCGGGCCACCGAAATCGGCGTCAAGCTCAACCTGATGACCAATACCTTGCAAGACATGCGCTGGCAGGCGGACAAAGCCATCGCCGATGCCACGACCCGCATCAACAATCTGTCCTCCGAAATCGAGGATATGAACAATAAAATCGTCACCAATTCAACCATCGGCCACGACGTGACAGACCTTCTGGATAAAAGGGACATGGCCTTGGACGAACTGTCCTCCTATTTGGATATCCAGTATTTCACCCGTGAAAACAACGATGTGGTGGTATTCACCGAAGGCGGCGTGGCGCTGATCGATCATACCGCGCGGCAGATGACCCATATCGCGGCCTCCCAATTGGATGCCACGGTGACTCACTCCAAGGGCAACATCGGGGCCATCACCCTTTCCGGTGGCGGCACGTCTGAAATCGACATTACCGGATTGATCACCCGCGGCGAGTTGAAGGGCCTGATTGACCTGCGCGATCACACGTTGACTGATTTGCAAAGTCAGCTCGATATGCTGGCCGGTGAGTTGCGCGACACGGTGAATGCCCTGCACAACGACGGTGCCCCCTTCCCCGGGCTAACCTCGGCCACCGGCACTCGCACTTTCGTCGATCCCTCGACCCAAACCATCACCTTGTCCGGCGGCGATGTGACGGTGGCCCTGCTCGATACCAGTGGTGATCAAGTAGCCGCAACAACTCTTGACACCATCATGCAATCGACCACCTACGGTTCGTTGGCCGCCGGTCTCGCGGCCAATGCGAAAACCGCGACCGGCCCTTGGGATATCACGGAAATAGCCGCGACCTTGCAATCCTACATTCAGGCCAACGGCGGCAGCACCAGCGATACGGTGACGGTCAACACTGCGGGCAATCTCGAAATCAATATAAGCACCAGCAACCTGGGAATCGTGTTCCGCGATGAAACGGCCACCGCCAATGGTTCCACCAACAGCGATGTGACCATTCAGTACGATGCCAATGGCGATGGAACGGTCGATCGCCATGTCTCGGGTTTCTCGACATTCTTCGGTCTCAATGACCTTTTTGTCGATGGCCTCGACCGGACCCGCCACGACAGCGACATCAAGGCCAGCAACTACACCTGGCGTCCCACCAACGGCATGAACATGATGTTCAAGGATGGCACCAGCACGGCGGAAAGCATCACCTTGTTGGGTGGTACGGCCTACTCGCTCAGTGACATCGCCGAACTGATCAATGACGCCAACGATGGCATTTCCTTTGTGACCGCGACGGTCATTCCCGATGGGTCAGGCAATCGGTTGCGCTTGGAGCATGATGATGGACAGGTCTTCGAGGTTCTTGACGATCAAGGAGTCGGTGGCACCGATTCTTTCATCGAAAACCTGGGCCTGGAAATGAGCGATGCCAGAGCCGCCCAATTTTTTGGCGTGCGCTCCGATATCGTCAGCTCTCCGGCGCTGCAATCCCGCGGGGTCATCCAATGGAACGCGGACCTGGGCATCAACGGCGAATACTTCTTGAGCATCGGTGACAATACGATCAGCCAGAACATCGCCGAAATGATGACTAACGGGCATAGTTTTGAGGCCACCGGCGGCCTGTATGACCAGACGGTCACCTTCTCGGAATACGGCGGCGCCATTTTGTCTTACAATGCCGGTTTGGTCGCCACCACGGAACGCACACTTGAAAGTCAGGAAACCCTCAGCGAGGCCCTGCGCGAACAGGCTGACAACTACAGCGGCGTCAACTTGGATCAGGAAATGGCCAATCTATTGATTTTCCAGCAGTCCTTTTCCGCCGCAGCACGGGTGATCAATATCATCACCCAAATGTTCGACGACTTGGAATCGATGATCAGGTAAACTGGTTATAGAAGGATAAGGAGGCCGTCATGGTCACCCGCATAGCAGATTTATCGTTCACCACCTCGATGGTGGGTCGGCTGCAACAGCTGCAGGCGAACCTTCTTGAAAAGCAGGTGCAGGTCTCGAGCGAAAAGAAATCGCAGCAGTACTCTGGTATCTCTGACCATTCCCAACGCTTGGTCAGCATTGAGAATTTGACCGCCCTGAATGATCGATATGTCCGCAACAACGATATTGTCGGCACAAGGTTGGAAGTTCAGTGGAACGCCTATCAGGCCACGGAGATTACCATTACCGACATGCGCGACCGCCTCGAGACTTTCCTTGAATTCTCGACCAGTGACGAAACCGCGGTCGATGACATTCAGGACTGGGCGTATAAATCCATGCTGGCCATTGAATCACAGCTCAATGCCTTTGTGGATGGGCAGTATCTTTTCGCCGGATCCAAAACCCATACCAAGCCGGTGGATTTCGGACTGACCAATCTTAGTGACTTCCAGGCCAAGTATGACGGCGAGAAGGTCACCTATCCGACCACTCGCGATGCCCACTTGGTCGAAACATCCTTGTCCGAGGACACCACGGGCAACAGCACCTCCTGGCTCAGCTTCAACGCCACCACCAATATCATCACGGCCTCCACATCGGCCTTTGGCACGCTGAAAGCGGGATCGGTCTTTACGGTCTCAGGATCCCCCAGCAACGACGGCAACTACAGCGTTCGTGACGCCTATGCGTTCGATACCAGTGCCTTGGACGCAGCACCGACGATTACTTTGCCTGATGCCTCGACCCTGACCAATGCCGACTTCGGGACATTGAGCTATTCCAATCCAGTGACCATCACCGCGGCAACAGCGAGTTCCTTGTCCGGAATCGCGGTCGGTGATTCCATTACGATCGCCGGATCGACGGATGCCGACAACGACGGCACCTATACCGTGTCCGCCAATACCGGCACGGTGCTGACCGTTGTCCCCAACAAGATCACCGTCGCGACAGCCTTTGACACCAGTGCGCTGGACGCTGCGCCGACAATCGATTCATCGGTCTCCGGTGTCGGCGATCTGACCGCCGCCGACTATGGCACCCTGAGTTTTACCACCCCCAATACCGTCGTTGCCGCGACAGGAGGATCCCTGGCCAATTTGTCCGTTGGGGACGTGTTCACCATCTCCAATGCCACCGATTCCGACAATGACGGCAAATACACGGTGCTGACCAACGACGGCACCACCATGACCGTTACCTCATCAACCTTGACCACCGAAGCCGGTGTGGCTGGGACCATCACCGCCTCCAACTACTTCAAGGGCGACGATACGGTGTTGACTCATCGCATCGACAAAGACTTCACCATCGACATGGACATCAACGGCATCCACCCGGCATTCGAGAAAGCCATCCGGGCCATGGGCATCATCGCCCAGGGCACTTTTGGCACCGCCGGCGGTCTGGACGCCAACGAAAACCGGGTCACCGAGGCCCGCTGGTTGCTGGATTCAGCCTTGGATCAGGTCACCGGCGAGGCGCCACCCTACGGCACCGAAGTTTCCGGAGACATGGTCTCGTTGGGCTTTAATATCGGCTTCAAACAAATCCTGATGGAAGATACCAAGGAGCGCTTCACCAAGCTCAACACGGTCCTGACGGTGCAGGCCGACGAAATTGAAAACGTCGACCTGGCCCTGGCCATTGCCGAGTTCACCGATGCGTCCACGGCGTTGCAGGCCGCTTATCAAGCCTTCGCCCAGGCCCAATCCTTGTCCTTGGCTGATTATCTTTAAGAGGCGGATTTAAAAGTATCCTTTAGATATCAAGGCAGTAAATTTTTGATCTGGCCAGGAAAGGCCGACGACACGGGGCGGCGCCCCGTTAGGAGGTCTTGACGCCGCCAGAGCGGAAATATACGCCCTCGAGATCAAAGGAATACTTTTGAATCCGACTCTAAGGGCACTCGCGCCGGTCGGGTTCAATTGAACGGCATGGCATAGAGCAGCCCGCCATCCCGCCATTGCCGGTTCAAGCCGCGCTTGGTTTTCAATGGCGAGTCTTCTCCCAAATTGCGGGCAAATACTTCGCCGTAGTTTCCTACCTGAGCGATCACGCGCTTGGCCCATTGGGCATCCAACCCCAACAATTGCCCCAAATTGCCCTCGACGCCCAACAGCCGCGCCATCTCGGCCGAGGTGGGATCCTTGGTCATCTGATCAACATTTTTCGAATTCACCCCGAGTTCCTCCGCCCCGATCACCGCGTTGACCACCCATTTCACGATATCGAACCATGCGGGGGAATCTTCGCGAACCACCGGCCCCAAGGGTTCCTTTGAAATGATGTCGTCCAATAGGACATAGGCCTGAGGGTCCGGGGCGAGGGAATGGCGCAAAGAAATCAACCCGGATCGATCATCGGATATCAAGTCGCATCGGCCATTGAAAAATGCCTTGAACTGCCCCTCCCATGATCGAAAGGTATGCACGTCGAAGGCGATTGTTTTCCTGCGGCTCATATCGACAATGTTTTGGTGTGTGGTGGTATTCTCGGCCACACAGACGCTGGCATGGTCCAGGTCAGCGATCTTTTCCGCACCCAGGGATTTCAAGGCCAGAAACCCTTGGCCATCAAAATAGGTGACCCCGGCAAAATGGAAGGGCATATCCGCATCGCGAGACAGGTTCCAAGTGGTACTGCGGATCAACAGGTCGATCTCGCCACTTCGCAAGGCCTCGAATCGCGTGGAGGGGCCGAGGGGGTGGAACTGCACCGAACCAGCATCGCCAAGGACCGCCGCCGCCACGGCGCGGCAGAAATCCACATCAATCCCTTCCCATTGCCCCCCTTCGCCCAGACGGGCAAAGCCCTGATGATTCTCGGCCACGCCGCAGACCACAAATCCCCGGCTGCGGACGTCATCCAAGGTATCGGCAGCCACGGGAAGAGCCCGTAGTATGATGAGAAACAAGGACCCGCACAGGATCGCTATCGCCAATCGATTCATTTCGATTTTTCCTTTGTGCCCCCCATACGATAGGGGTAGCAGTATAGATTGGTCCAGAAAGGCTGTCGCGG
The sequence above is drawn from the Magnetospira sp. QH-2 genome and encodes:
- a CDS encoding amino acid ABC transporter substrate-binding protein, which codes for MNRLAIAILCGSLFLIILRALPVAADTLDDVRSRGFVVCGVAENHQGFARLGEGGQWEGIDVDFCRAVAAAVLGDAGSVQFHPLGPSTRFEALRSGEIDLLIRSTTWNLSRDADMPFHFAGVTYFDGQGFLALKSLGAEKIADLDHASVCVAENTTTHQNIVDMSRRKTIAFDVHTFRSWEGQFKAFFNGRCDLISDDRSGLISLRHSLAPDPQAYVLLDDIISKEPLGPVVREDSPAWFDIVKWVVNAVIGAEELGVNSKNVDQMTKDPTSAEMARLLGVEGNLGQLLGLDAQWAKRVIAQVGNYGEVFARNLGEDSPLKTKRGLNRQWRDGGLLYAMPFN
- a CDS encoding rod-binding protein — encoded protein: MTGTDLMAAQMENALMAGKALQQPKPTANLGRMREVAEDFEAVFLGQMLQPMFNSIGAEEPFGGGHAEKVWRSMMVDEFGKQMAKSGGVGIADSIMRQMILMQEKAQ
- a CDS encoding flagellin: MVTRIADLSFTTSMVGRLQQLQANLLEKQVQVSSEKKSQQYSGISDHSQRLVSIENLTALNDRYVRNNDIVGTRLEVQWNAYQATEITITDMRDRLETFLEFSTSDETAVDDIQDWAYKSMLAIESQLNAFVDGQYLFAGSKTHTKPVDFGLTNLSDFQAKYDGEKVTYPTTRDAHLVETSLSEDTTGNSTSWLSFNATTNIITASTSAFGTLKAGSVFTVSGSPSNDGNYSVRDAYAFDTSALDAAPTITLPDASTLTNADFGTLSYSNPVTITAATASSLSGIAVGDSITIAGSTDADNDGTYTVSANTGTVLTVVPNKITVATAFDTSALDAAPTIDSSVSGVGDLTAADYGTLSFTTPNTVVAATGGSLANLSVGDVFTISNATDSDNDGKYTVLTNDGTTMTVTSSTLTTEAGVAGTITASNYFKGDDTVLTHRIDKDFTIDMDINGIHPAFEKAIRAMGIIAQGTFGTAGGLDANENRVTEARWLLDSALDQVTGEAPPYGTEVSGDMVSLGFNIGFKQILMEDTKERFTKLNTVLTVQADEIENVDLALAIAEFTDASTALQAAYQAFAQAQSLSLADYL
- a CDS encoding flagellar export chaperone FlgN; protein product: MNSPDTSKYPHADLVDDIFYVAERMIDFLERENQALYDKNYDLIKETVDEKIKLSIGYEKLYRKLSSNPEALAQLPDEVRQELREMAKDLDDLLDENGMLLEAKIKAVQIVVNMVAEAARTTKNGPSTYDADGAVAREEPRAPTRTSFALDRNF
- the flgK gene encoding flagellar hook-associated protein FlgK, with protein sequence MAGNITLALQTATSGLMASQAGLDVVANNIANSNTEGYSRKIANFEQRVVAADGAGVQIAEVTRIVDENLLKSFRRELGNTAEVSVKMDYFDRVQNLFGEPADNDSVAHLIEELTMSFETLSTSPERTFEQAEVVRRATEIGVKLNLMTNTLQDMRWQADKAIADATTRINNLSSEIEDMNNKIVTNSTIGHDVTDLLDKRDMALDELSSYLDIQYFTRENNDVVVFTEGGVALIDHTARQMTHIAASQLDATVTHSKGNIGAITLSGGGTSEIDITGLITRGELKGLIDLRDHTLTDLQSQLDMLAGELRDTVNALHNDGAPFPGLTSATGTRTFVDPSTQTITLSGGDVTVALLDTSGDQVAATTLDTIMQSTTYGSLAAGLAANAKTATGPWDITEIAATLQSYIQANGGSTSDTVTVNTAGNLEINISTSNLGIVFRDETATANGSTNSDVTIQYDANGDGTVDRHVSGFSTFFGLNDLFVDGLDRTRHDSDIKASNYTWRPTNGMNMMFKDGTSTAESITLLGGTAYSLSDIAELINDANDGISFVTATVIPDGSGNRLRLEHDDGQVFEVLDDQGVGGTDSFIENLGLEMSDARAAQFFGVRSDIVSSPALQSRGVIQWNADLGINGEYFLSIGDNTISQNIAEMMTNGHSFEATGGLYDQTVTFSEYGGAILSYNAGLVATTERTLESQETLSEALREQADNYSGVNLDQEMANLLIFQQSFSAAARVINIITQMFDDLESMIR
- a CDS encoding flagellar basal body P-ring protein FlgI → MKTITKRVLTLLKPALVACALVAVWAQPADAASRIKDIVEFEGVRDNQLVGYGLVVGLNGTGDSLGDGHFTKQSLLAMLERLGVKPTSDGLTSSNTAAVMVTATLPPFSRKGSRIDVSVSALGDSDSLTGGTLLVTPLLGADGEVYAVAQGQLAVGGFSAAGNAESVTKGVPTAARIANGAIIEREIGFELSSLQSVNISLRNPDFTTARRLAQAINAFLGTDAARPRDLGTVLLRVPDNYEGNVVGLLTDIEQLRIHPDLMARVVIDEHSGTIVMGENVRISTVAIAQGSLTIRITEAAQVSQPGPFAEVGETTTVDRTDIQVDEQADNRLAVVDGGVSLQDLVNGLNALGIGPRDMITILQAIKAAGALQADIEVM